The DNA region GAGACCAGGATGTCCAGGGGGTCACTGGGGGCTGACCACTCAGAGGAGAGGCTGTGTCCACCGTAGCACCTGTACCGACCCCCGTGGGAGCTGCTCACAGGGCCCAGCAGGAAGTCGGCCTGAGAGAGCCCAGcctggggctgctgggcaggGCGCTGGGGGAGGTCCTGTGCCCCCTCCTTGGACAGAGTGAATCTGTCATAGGTGACGTCTGAGTGACACTGGAGGGTCAGGTTCTCTCCAGGGGCCAGGACAGGGCCCTGCTGGGTCAGGACGGAGGGCCTCCTGGACACccctggaggaagaggagccTGGGCTGAGGGCTGGACCCTGCCAACCCCCTGCCTTCCCCCGTCCTGCCTGCAGGTCACACTCTCACACCTGGGGACTCTGGTCAGGAGTCCCTgattctctcccctttctctcacctGGGGCCATCCTAAGGAAGAGGCCCCCAAGTCCCTGCTTAATGTCCCCAACTGTGTCAGGGGAAGATGGAGCTTCCTCACCTGAGACCAGGAGTTCCAGGGGGTCACTGGGTCCTGACCACACCTGGGGTTTGCTCCTGTAATAGCCGTAGCATGTGAATGTCCACCTGTGGCTGGGAGTCACGAGGCCCACAGGGAACAGGGCCTGGACCTGCCCACTGGGGTGTCGCTGTGAGTCCAGGGTCCAGGTGAGGTGGTGTCCTCCTTCCTTGGTGAGAACAAACCTGTCATATCCCTGCCCTGAGCCACACTGGAGGGTCACGTTCCCTCCTGAGGTCAccacagggctgggcagggctgagaTCCAGGGTTTGCTGTAGGTTCCTAGGAGAGAAGGAGGCAGGTGTTCATGGCTCCCTCCTCCCACACCATCCCCAGCTGGGCTGTGAGAGGGACACCTGGGAGCAGACCCCCTTCCTGAGGgcagagcctggggctggggcccctGAGTGTCCTCTCACCTGTCACCACCAGCTCCAGGGGGTCACTGCGCTCTGACCACCCAGCAGGGCTGAGATAGCGGCATTGATATCTCCCTGCATGGTGCTCAGTCATGGTTGGGATGGAGAACTTGGCCTTGTTCCTGGGCCCCAGTGGGCTCTGTCTGTCCCAGGGCCCTGAGCTTCCCTCTTTATCCAGACGGAACTCCTGGGCCTCCAGGGGCCCCTCACACCAGATGGTCACTGGCCTTCCCCAGGAGATCACAGAGCCTGGCTCAGCCCACAGGGTGGGCTTGGGGAGGGTCCCTGCAAGGGAATCAGAGGCTGGGTCCCAGCACAGCCCCTCAGATCCCAGCCCTCAGCCCAGCCCCCTCCAGgctccccagcctcagcccccaacTCTGTTCTCCACCCACTGCCCAGGGTGGCTCCTGGTCCCCAGGAGGAGGACCTGGACAGCTGGGACACTCACCTGCCTGCCCTCGGGTCCCGGGGCCCAGACTCAGCCCTGGAAGAGAGTTCCTGTGAGAGGGAGCCCCTGAGGCCTGAGCAGGCCCTGTCCCCCCACAGCCTCCTGGGCCCTGGGTCTCCTGATGGCCAGGGCCTGGCTGTGGGCTGGGTCCCCCCAGAACCGGgtgtcccctccctccttcacATCTCACCCAGGCAGAGCAGGGCCGTGAGGGTGGGGCTCATGGTGTGTCCTCCCCGTGGTCCCAGGGTCCAGATGGAGGAGGTCACGGAGCTGGAGGACAGACACACACAGGGTGTGGCCACTTGGAGGCCGGGTTCTGCCTGTCATAGGGCTGTCACATCAGCTGCCCACAGGAAGGGGAACTGCCCTCCCAGAGCCTGGCTCTTGTCCCCAGGACTGGGTGGGGTGGGCCTGGGCCCCCTGCAGGCGGCTCAGACAGCAGTGCTGCCCTCTCACCCCTTCTGCTGTCTGCCTGACCTGTCCTCGTCCCTCCAGGGCCAGGACGCAGCACAAACTCCCTGGTGCCCTCCTGAGCCGGCCCCTTCCAGGTGAGGGTGACCCGGGGCTGGTCCTCCTCCCAGGGCCTCCCCAGGGCTCCCTCAGCCGGTCCTGGGCACAGGGTTCTGGGTCCTTGCTGGGCCAGTCGTCTCCCAGCCCTGGAGGTGCTCTGGGGAAGGTGCAGGTTCCTGCTGCAGGTGGGCGCAGAGCAGCAGACCCTGAGCACCTGGCTGTGAGCCAGCTGGAGCTCGTGTGGGGGACAGAGGACGCAGGGGCCAGGGAAGGACCTGGGGGCTCCTCCTGTAGCTGGTTTGGGTTCCCCTGCTCATGGTCCCCTTCCTGGCCCCCCTCCTTAGCAGCGGAACCCACATCTCCCTGGAGAGGAAGCTGAGGTCTTCCTGCCCAGGGGAGCCCCTGTCTCCTGGGGTCGAACGCTCCTCCTGGGCCAGGCTCTTGCCCTCAGTGCCAGCTCATCTCCACTGCCCTGTCCTCCTGAGCAGGGACTCTGGTCCCGCAGCCACTGCTGTCTGTGTGGAGCTCTTGTCTGCCCCTCACGGCTGGGAGCGTGGGGTCAGCAGGGCCTGGATGTGGACAGGCTCAGCCGGCTTCTCCTCCAGGGCAGGGCAGCCTGGGTTTGGGCCAGGAGAGGTGGGAGTTGGACTTGTGTGGTCCCAGGGAGGCCCCTTGTGCTCCGAGCGTTCAGAGACTGTCCCTTAATGTCTGCCATCTGCAGCTCCTCTCCTCATCCGCAGAAAGGGGACTCGAAAGGTCCCCAAATGGAGAAGGAGCCACATGGAAGGGTCCTCTGGGTCTCAGATCAATAAGGGGTCATTGAGGAGGAGGCTCCTGCTCCATGTGGGGTGGGAGTGGGCTCCGGGCCCGGGAGGGTGGGCGCTGTGCTCTGCTCCAGGCAGGTCCCAGCCAGGCCTGGGCGGCTCAGCTCCCCTGGGGCCCAGGGCAGCGCCCAGCCCTCCCTCTgcacctcccctctcctctcctgtcctccctcccctccactcccccctctgcctcccctccccacctctcccctcccctcttctcctctctctcccccaccccctgctgggGCAGAACCAGGGTCCAGCCTGCTGACAGTGACCTTCCACCCCAGCTTTATCCCAATGGTTCTGATGTGTCctgttgtcatttttgtttgtcttgAAGTGCTTTCTGATCCCCTTTCAGTGTCCTCTTTGTCCCAAGGATGTTCCAGGAGGCACGGTCTCCCCTCCAGCCTTGGGGATGCTCTGGTTCCCTCTCAGGACCGGTTCCTAGTTTCACTCCACTGATGCCTGAACAGACACCTGACGTGGCTTTGGTTTCTTAGGTTGGTGGGGACTGTCCTGCCACCTGCCGAGATGCGCCCTGCGGGGTCCTGGCTGTGCCCGAGGTTGGCTGGGCTCCTTCTCGCAGCCCACTTGCTCTCTGGGGTTCCCGTCCTCCTGTCCTGTTTGGTCCTGGATGTCCTGCCTGGATGTGGTGTCCAGCATTAAAGTGGGACGTGGCCATCTCCCGTTACTGCCCTTCTCAGCTTTCCCCTGCACATCTgcctgaattattattattattattattatcatcatcatcatcatcttggtACAGGGATTGATCGCAGGGATGCGTCACCACTGAGCCCTGTCCTTAGCACTTCTTACCtttttctcactaagttgcttaggggtcACTAAGTTAACCTGCcgtcctcctgctcagcctcccggGTGCTGGGACCACAGGAGTGGACACTGTACCCAGCTGTTTCTCTTGTCCATCTGAGTGCTTCGTGGGTGGAAGTGTGTCCCTAATGGTCCCAGGAGGGTGATGGTTGGCGTTTTCATCACTGTTAATGTCCCTCTCTGGGTCTTTAGGTGCCTGTTAGGTGCAGTCTGTTTTGCTGATGTGGCTGGAGTATCCCCCGCTCTCTCTCTCGGTTCTTGTTGGCACCGAACATTCTCCTCCGTGCTCTCCGTCAGCCTCTGTGTGTCCCTGAGCTGAAGTGTGATTGCCAAGATGTGCCCAGTGGCAGGACCTGCAGTCCCGGCtgtgtgggagggagagggggaggatcgttggagcccaggagttcaaggacaGCCAGGCAAGATAGGGAGACTCAgtctaagaaataaatgaacaaagaaaagaaaaaataaacaaaacaaaccaaaacaccaGATCAAGGGTATCTCTCGCAGACAGTGTGCAGTAGAACTTGGTTTCCCACATTCCCTGTTGGTGCACGGTCGTTGTACACATGGTGGGTGTGCAGTTCCAcgttcacacatgcacacaacgCAGCACTGTGACTCACCATTGCCACCTGTGTTTCCCtttctgtccctcctccctcctcctggccctgtcCTCTCCTCTGCTGACCTATGTGATTTCCAGGAGACCCCCCACcattcttctcctttccctctctggcttccacatataagagaaaacacaacacccttgaccttctgagtttgtcttatttcacttaacacaatggtctctagttccatccattgtCCTGAAAACGCCATGTGTCCTTCTTCTTAGtgtgagtaaaactccactgtgtggACCCCGCGTTCTCTTTATCCAGTCACCCACGGATCACACCAGGGCTGGTTCCACAGCCTGGCTCCTGGGAGGTGTGCTGCTGTCAACAGGGTGTGCGTGTCTCTCTGCAGTAAGATGACCTGAACTCTTCAGGACAGACACCGAGGGTGGCACAGCTGGGGCGCAGGGGTCCACGCCTCGTCTTTGGAGGAACCTCAACACGGTTTCCATGGTGGCTGTGCTGATCCAGCCCACCTGGGGGGTAGAGTGCTCCTTTTCTGCAAGCCCCCAGCCCTTAGTGACATCTATTCCTGATGACAGGCATTCTGCCTGGTGGGGAcggaatctcagtgcagttttactTCCCTTCTCCT from Marmota flaviventris isolate mMarFla1 chromosome 18, mMarFla1.hap1, whole genome shotgun sequence includes:
- the LOC114079813 gene encoding leukocyte immunoglobulin-like receptor subfamily A member 6 isoform X4, yielding MSPTLTALLCLGLSLGPGTRGQAGTLPKPTLWAEPGSVISWGRPVTIWCEGPLEAQEFRLDKEGSSGPWDRQSPLGPRNKAKFSIPTMTEHHAGRYQCRYLSPAGWSERSDPLELVVTGTYSKPWISALPSPVVTSGGNVTLQCGSGQGYDRFVLTKEGGHHLTWTLDSQRHPSGQVQALFPVGLVTPSHRWTFTCYGYYRSKPQVWSGPSDPLELLVSGVSRRPSVLTQQGPVLAPGENLTLQCHSDVTYDRFTLSKEGAQDLPQRPAQQPQAGLSQADFLLGPVSSSHGGRYRCYGGHSLSSEWSAPSDPLDILVSGQLPDTPSLSVQPGPTVSSGGNVTLVCQSNWMDTFLLCKEGAADPPLRLRAEYRAPWYQAEFSMRAVTPALGGTYRCYGSHSSSPYLLSWPSAPLDLVVSGPSGGPESTFGVCL
- the LOC114079813 gene encoding leukocyte immunoglobulin-like receptor subfamily A member 6 isoform X3, whose amino-acid sequence is MSPTLTALLCLGLSLGPGTRGQAGTLPKPTLWAEPGSVISWGRPVTIWCEGPLEAQEFRLDKEGSSGPWDRQSPLGPRNKAKFSIPTMTEHHAGRYQCRYLSPAGWSERSDPLELVVTGTYSKPWISALPSPVVTSGGNVTLQCGSGQGYDRFVLTKEGGHHLTWTLDSQRHPSGQVQALFPVGLVTPSHRWTFTCYGYYRSKPQVWSGPSDPLELLVSGVSRRPSVLTQQGPVLAPGENLTLQCHSDVTYDRFTLSKEGAQDLPQRPAQQPQAGLSQADFLLGPVSSSHGGRYRCYGGHSLSSEWSAPSDPLDILVSGQLPDTPSLSVQPGPTVSSGGNVTLVCQSNWMDTFLLCKEGAADPPLRLRAEYRAPWYQAEFSMRAVTPALGGTYRCYGSHSSSPYLLSWPSAPLDLVVSGGPEDQPLTPRDPGPQSASPPQDYTVQNLIRLGLAGLVLLVLGILLFQAQDSQRGTRDAARR
- the LOC114079813 gene encoding leukocyte immunoglobulin-like receptor subfamily A member 6 isoform X2, whose protein sequence is MSPTLTALLCLGLSLGPGTRGQAGTLPKPTLWAEPGSVISWGRPVTIWCEGPLEAQEFRLDKEGSSGPWDRQSPLGPRNKAKFSIPTMTEHHAGRYQCRYLSPAGWSERSDPLELVVTGTYSKPWISALPSPVVTSGGNVTLQCGSGQGYDRFVLTKEGGHHLTWTLDSQRHPSGQVQALFPVGLVTPSHRWTFTCYGYYRSKPQVWSGPSDPLELLVSGVSRRPSVLTQQGPVLAPGENLTLQCHSDVTYDRFTLSKEGAQDLPQRPAQQPQAGLSQADFLLGPVSSSHGGRYRCYGGHSLSSEWSAPSDPLDILVSGQLPDTPSLSVQPGPTVSSGGNVTLVCQSNWMDTFLLCKEGAADPPLRLRAEYRAPWYQAEFSMRAVTPALGGTYRCYGSHSSSPYLLSWPSAPLDLVVSGATETISPAQNSSDPSSGESGGFSASPPQDYTVQNLIRLGLAGLVLLVLGILLFQAQDSQRGTRDAARR
- the LOC114079813 gene encoding leukocyte immunoglobulin-like receptor subfamily A member 6 isoform X1, with the translated sequence MSPTLTALLCLGLSLGPGTRGQAGTLPKPTLWAEPGSVISWGRPVTIWCEGPLEAQEFRLDKEGSSGPWDRQSPLGPRNKAKFSIPTMTEHHAGRYQCRYLSPAGWSERSDPLELVVTGTYSKPWISALPSPVVTSGGNVTLQCGSGQGYDRFVLTKEGGHHLTWTLDSQRHPSGQVQALFPVGLVTPSHRWTFTCYGYYRSKPQVWSGPSDPLELLVSGVSRRPSVLTQQGPVLAPGENLTLQCHSDVTYDRFTLSKEGAQDLPQRPAQQPQAGLSQADFLLGPVSSSHGGRYRCYGGHSLSSEWSAPSDPLDILVSGQLPDTPSLSVQPGPTVSSGGNVTLVCQSNWMDTFLLCKEGAADPPLRLRAEYRAPWYQAEFSMRAVTPALGGTYRCYGSHSSSPYLLSWPSAPLDLVVSGGPEDQPLTPRDPGPQSGATETISPAQNSSDPSSGESGGFSASPPQDYTVQNLIRLGLAGLVLLVLGILLFQAQDSQRGTRDAARR